A window of Asterias amurensis chromosome 10, ASM3211899v1 genomic DNA:
TGTGTCTGACAAACCATTATGTTTGACCATTGTGTCTGACAAACCGTTATGTCTGTCAAACCATTACGTTGGACACTGTTTGAGAGTATGACGTCAGGCAAGgagtttatttctttcaaaatgtGAAGAGACTTGCCTGAACTCAATTTGGGTTGTTGTGGCTGGTACTCCCTCTCCTGGTGTTCAGCGTCACTTGCACGTGTATTTCCCGAtatgtggagattgtgcagtaattcaccagaaccagaaccagaaccagaaccagaacttGGTGAGTCGTCTGAAGGTTTGTCTTGTCCAGTCGACTGTTAATAATGATAGGAATATataaatacccttgtcacacgaagttagttgtgtgctttcaaatgcttgatttcgagacctcaaattctaaatccgaggtcttgaaatcaaactcgcggaaaattacttctttctcgaaaactacatcacttcagagggagccgtttctcacaataatttatactatcaacctctccccattactcgttaccaagtaagattttatgcaaataattattttgagtaattaccaatagtgtccactgcctttaagggacatTACAGAttagtttttgctaacaaaacagttgctggcagcgtaagtactttatgtaatcctcacacattaactgacaaacctgtagaagtttgagatcgatcggccgtcttggtcacgagaaaatagtgaaaaaccgatttcTCATCAACTGCTACGTTTCAGATTGTGACATTTCTAGGGCTGTTTTCTACTAATCATCAGCATTAAACCGTGTGAGGTTATGAAATctgtgtccatgcctttaagggGCTCCGTACATCAAGGCCaagttaaatgaaaacaaaccagAGTTTACCAAGTGGGCGAAAACGATCAATTTGAAATCACACTACGAAGCGTCCAATATTATAATCAATACAGGACGGATCACGCCTGTCCACTTTATTGGAGTATCGCCGCTGTAAAAACATGGCAAAATATTAGGTGATACCGAATACGTGTTCCACAAGTCAAAGGACTGTAGAATATACgtgtgaaaataataataataataacatacctTTTTTGGAATAAAGACATGGATCTTATGGAGCAACACGCCGCGTAAAGCCTCATGATCGCTTCTCTGGCGAATCTGAATATCACACAGGCGTTCTGCGTCTCGCCTCGAACCCTGACGTTCATAACTGCCATCGGTATAGTGGAGttgaaataacacttcattcgtGCTGTTTTTCTTGAGCTTATCTGTGCTGATATACtgtgaaattatttttgaagaaaaaacattacACAGTATATTCCATAGGTGTTTTTGACGGAGAGGAGAAACGTGCAAACCCGCCCCCTCTTTACGTTCCCGTGGCAGATCATAGGCCTCTACGATTAGTCACGTCCATACAGTAGGGCCATATCTTGGGGCAACACTGCGTAACAGTCGTCAACCTCTTGACCacaaactttttgtttgaaACTGCATTGAACAAAAGAGATTCATCATGCTCTCcactagggagctgagatggtttaaggtgTGATTTAACGCCCAGTGACcaagggtaataatgtgaagagctttgggacgccctccgggtgtaaAAAGTGCTATATTGGGTTATTGGGGTAAATTCCCATAGCAAGGTAAGTTCAAATTAAGTCTCATGCATGCGATTATAGACACTGTACAAACAAGGGTCCAAACTCAATTCCTACGATATCATAATACTTACCCCTGTATGTGTAATTGGACATAAAATATTTGCATGGCTGGGAAGAATACGAAGAATAAACACCAAACAATAATGAACTTGcgtgtacaaccatgtgtataataaatctcttttgagcgAATTGTTGGCTCTGACAGGAGCCGATTTGGTCTCGACATATTCAACCAAGACAGTATACTCTACTCTTCTTCTCTTGAGGTTTTAATACACCGTAGTTTTGTGCACAAGGGCTAAAAGCAGGCGCACAAACGCGTATGCATCACGCTTTACCTTTACAAAGGCCCACTTTGCAAACCAGAAGTGTTTTCGTGTGCACGCGTGTTATGCAATTTACCAAGTTCGTGGAAAGATATACGTTAACTTTTTACGTACCACTCCGTCTCCGGACACTGATTTCATACGAGGATGCAGATTGCTCAGTGTCAAGTACAGATCACCAGACTCCAAGTTTACGTCAATGTTTCCCGCTTCTTCGTTCGAACCCTGATATTGGGAGAGATTCTTTTTGTCAAGCACTGAATCACAATCCATCAAATTTTTAAAGGTAACTTCGAAAGCTTCTATGGCTTCTAACTAaaggtttttattgttattaattttaagagtgattacttaACATTATACCTTCTACTTAAAAACATTTACTTTTTCCCAATCTACCTTTTGATGACGATAAGTCGACTCGTCTTCCCACAGCTTGACATAGAACTGTATGAACTCCTCGCTGTGATTGAACACAGGAGTTGTGACACACACCTTAAACTTCTTCAACTCCGAACACTGCCTTGCGAATGAAGACAGCACCATAATGATTTGTCTGTCttttaagatgacgtcattgTCCGTGTCTGCTGCAATGTTACTCCAGTCGGTCGGAGGGCGCTTGATGTCATCATCACCTCCCTGGTCGTCGTCTTCGCAGATTAATGGAATATGAAGAATCACGTGACGCTTGAAATTCAACCCCGGTGGACCAAACGTAACCACGTGACCCAACAAAGGTCCACGTGTCGGTGCTTCGTGTATCAGATATTTCGTTTTCGCGCCAACGTGTAAGTAAACTTCCTGCACCATTCCCGGTTCGATCGCGCCATTTGGTACCATCAGGGTGACGTCATACTTGGGAATGTCCAGAAATCCACCGCCGGAGTCGAAATATTCGGCAGCGAAATTCGGCAAATGCTTTGACTTGCCAAGACGGTCTTTATCCTGGAGGTCTTTAGTGGAGTGGTAGAAACCACTAAGCGACTTCTCTATACGTTCTTCTCCGGAAACATAGGGTGCACTCTGCCTAATGAAATTACGACGGGGCATCTCGTTTGGGTTGCTCCAGTTTTGCTCAGAAATGTAATCTAAAgagaaaaatattctttatcacaCACAAATACCatacaacacaatacaatacaataaaccTTCATTGTCCCTGCATGGAAAATGACTCTGGCCTTTTTTGCTTGAATAACACCCCAATAAAGTACCAGAACGTTAAaaggtgttaaaggcagtggacactattggtaattactcaaaataattattagcattagttacctttcttggtgacgagtaatggggagaggctgatggtataaaacatggtgagaaacggctcccgctaaagtgccatagttttcgagaaagaagtagttttccacgaattttatttcgagacctcagatttagaacttgaggtctcgaaatcaaccatctaaacgcaaacaacttcgtgtgacaagggtgttttcttctttcatcatatctcgcaactttgatgaccgattgagctcaaatttccacagggttgttattgtatgcatatgttgagatacaccaagtgagaagactggtctttgacaattaccaatagtgtccactgcctttaaacgcgCGGTACAGAAAAAGAGTAGGCCTAGTGATACAAAGTAAAACAGTGAACCATAGACAGATAAAAGAATATACTGAAATAAGGTGCAATAACAACAATAGCCTCTACCCCAAGTCACTAAAGTAACGTATTTAAACAAGGTTTCTAAAACTGCTCTGGTTAGCTATGCTAAGCAGCCTTGGTTTCGACAGTTTTTAAAGGACTTGTGGAAGtcttgccttttcaaaacctCGGCTTGGTTCTTAGACATCAATTTTGGAGCAGTGAACATTTTGTACGGGGCTTCCGTACTTAAAACATAAAAGGAAAGCCCGGAGTTGGATTCCGAGTAGCCAGAGCCAGAACCTATAAGCCTAGCTTTAGAAGAAAAGCTTTTGGAGTAtaacattattatttgttttggttttataataataataataatggaaatttatatagcgcctatccatgtaaacatgctcctgggcgctgaacaattaaaagaaaacatattaGACATCAATTTTGGAGCAGTGAACATATATTAACACCAATGTGTaatatagcactgtatactcagtacttacagagctctgtgaaaaaacaaaaatcacaggcatattactcggttgggattcgaacccaattctagagcagtgttataccaactagaccaccgagattgcccggtataGCCATATAGAGGCAGTTCAAccattaatttttggttttacccattataCACCGTTGTGTGTCAGCACTATACGCAGTAATACTttcttttaaagtcacctggaaatatatattttttctctttcaaacataagagtatatgcttacgaacaataaaacaattttttttagtaattgtttgtcacgattcatatgtttaaaaaatatataaagttgtttgggggctgactccgcctaccccttttgtgac
This region includes:
- the LOC139943336 gene encoding uncharacterized protein isoform X3, with the protein product MKPVSGRANERPHRNGQDEGERADLPDSSEDGQQVLSFYRQPQTNNNWENVQIDENIFQQIARRLGQEWTQIASALGITHSEIQKIKLDNPNNTNQQIVCMFLTWSHRHQGNEPERVLKEVLRNVNRNDVADYISEQNWSNPNEMPRRNFIRQSAPYVSGEERIEKSLSGFYHSTKDLQDKDRLGKSKHLPNFAAEYFDSGGGFLDIPKYDVTLMVPNGAIEPGMVQEVYLHVGAKTKYLIHEAPTRGPLLGHVVTFGPPGLNFKRHVILHIPLICEDDDQGGDDDIKRPPTDWSNIAADTDNDVILKDRQIIMVLSSFARQCSELKKFKVCVTTPVFNHSEEFIQFYVKLWEDESTYRHQKGSNEEAGNIDVNLESGDLYLTLSNLHPRMKSVSGDGVYISTDKLKKNSTNEVLFQLHYTDGSYERQGSRRDAERLCDIQIRQRSDHEALRGVLLHKIHVFIPKKSTGQDKPSDDSPSSGSGSGSGSGELLHNLHISGNTRASDAEHQEREYQPQQPKLSSDQDQPDLPPDMRKWTTDEVRQWLLYIGIPGICLSALTSSKSLVAILSRKQ
- the LOC139943336 gene encoding uncharacterized protein isoform X2, with product MKPVSGRANERPHRNGQDEGERADLPDSSEDGQQVLSFYRQPQTNNNWENVQIDENIFQQIARRLGQEWTQIASALGITHSEIQKIKLDNPNNTNQQIVCMFLTWSHRHQGNEPERVLKEVLRNVNRNDVADYISEQNWSNPNEMPRRNFIRQSAPYVSGEERIEKSLSGFYHSTKDLQDKDRLGKSKHLPNFAAEYFDSGGGFLDIPKYDVTLMVPNGAIEPGMVQEVYLHVGAKTKYLIHEAPTRGPLLGHVVTFGPPGLNFKRHVILHIPLICEDDDQGGDDDIKRPPTDWSNIAADTDNDVILKDRQIIMVLSSFARQCSELKKFKVCVTTPVFNHSEEFIQFYVKLWEDESTYRHQKGSNEEAGNIDVNLESGDLYLTLSNLHPRMKSVSGDGVYISTDKLKKNSTNEVLFQLHYTDGSYERQGSRRDAERLCDIQIRQRSDHEALRGVLLHKIHVFIPKKSTGQDKPSDDSPSSGSGSGSGSGELLHNLHISGNTRASDAEHQEREYQPQQPKLSSDQDQPDLPPDMRKWTTDEVRQWLLYIGIPGVSVSNFFSEETDGDDLAKYSDSDLEEKFTLSKNLRELILTSRNSLLEKICLSALTSSKSLVAILSRKQ